The following are encoded together in the Micromonospora lupini genome:
- a CDS encoding Rv2578c family radical SAM protein, producing MRWDNLTAPPAEGDPERAAPATPPLPLALPGAVVRTFDTPEFAGMTFYEVQAKSILNRVPGQSRVPFEWTINPYRGCSHACVYCFARNTHTYLDLDAGADFDRQVIVKVNAGELVRRELAAPRWRGAHVAMGTNVDCYQRAEGRYRLMPEIIAALRDFANPFSILTKGTLILRDLPLLREAAKVTRVGISYSVGFVDEQLWRGVEPGTPHPNRRLDAVRRLTDAGFEVGVLMAPILPGLSDGDESIDATVAAIAAAGATSVTPLALHLRPGAREWYAQWLAREHPHLAPRYRELYRAGAYAPQAYQRELTARVRIAARRHGLHRGELGDNRRLPEPPPPPAAEQLTLL from the coding sequence ATGCGCTGGGACAACCTCACCGCTCCCCCGGCTGAGGGAGACCCCGAGCGGGCAGCGCCAGCGACGCCACCCCTGCCGCTGGCGCTGCCCGGTGCCGTCGTGCGCACCTTCGACACCCCCGAGTTCGCCGGGATGACCTTCTACGAGGTGCAGGCCAAGTCCATCCTCAACCGGGTGCCCGGCCAGTCCCGCGTGCCCTTCGAGTGGACCATCAACCCGTACCGGGGCTGCTCTCATGCGTGTGTGTACTGCTTCGCGAGAAATACTCACACCTATCTCGATCTCGATGCCGGTGCGGACTTCGACAGGCAGGTGATCGTCAAGGTCAACGCCGGTGAGCTGGTCCGGCGGGAGCTGGCCGCGCCGCGCTGGCGGGGCGCGCACGTGGCGATGGGCACCAACGTGGACTGCTACCAGCGGGCCGAGGGGCGTTACCGGCTGATGCCGGAGATCATCGCCGCACTGCGGGACTTCGCCAACCCGTTCTCGATCCTGACCAAGGGCACGCTGATCCTGCGGGATCTGCCGTTGCTACGCGAGGCCGCCAAGGTGACAAGGGTCGGCATCTCCTACTCGGTGGGCTTCGTCGACGAGCAGCTCTGGCGGGGCGTCGAGCCGGGCACGCCGCATCCGAACCGTCGCCTGGACGCGGTCCGCCGGCTCACCGACGCCGGCTTCGAGGTCGGTGTGCTGATGGCGCCGATCCTGCCCGGGCTGAGCGACGGCGACGAGTCGATCGACGCGACCGTGGCGGCGATCGCTGCCGCCGGGGCGACAAGCGTGACCCCACTGGCGCTGCACCTGCGCCCGGGCGCCCGGGAGTGGTACGCGCAGTGGCTCGCTCGGGAGCACCCGCACCTCGCGCCCCGCTACCGCGAGCTGTACCGGGCCGGCGCGTACGCCCCGCAGGCGTACCAGCGGGAGCTGACGGCGCGGGTGCGGATCGCCGCCCGCCGGCACGGGCTGCACCGGGGCGAGCTGGGCGACAACCGTCGCCTGCCCGAGCCGCCCCCACCGCCGGCCGCCGAGCAGCTGACCCTGCTCTAG
- a CDS encoding thiol-disulfide oxidoreductase DCC family protein → MERSTFVYDGDCAFCTSCAEFIERRIPTAARVVPWQFADLDALGLTATQCEEAVQWVGADGSRAAGPDAIAKLLAASGPLWRVAGAGLRFPPARAVAWPAYRWVARNRHRLPGGTAACSLPQEARERLYGPTGRPSAGA, encoded by the coding sequence ATGGAGAGGTCGACCTTCGTCTACGACGGGGACTGCGCGTTCTGCACGAGCTGCGCGGAGTTCATCGAACGCCGCATCCCCACCGCCGCCCGGGTGGTGCCCTGGCAGTTCGCCGACCTGGACGCGCTCGGTCTCACGGCCACCCAGTGCGAGGAGGCCGTGCAGTGGGTGGGCGCGGACGGCTCACGCGCCGCCGGGCCGGACGCCATCGCGAAGCTGCTCGCCGCGAGTGGCCCGCTCTGGCGGGTTGCCGGAGCGGGGCTGCGGTTTCCGCCGGCCCGCGCGGTGGCCTGGCCCGCGTACCGCTGGGTGGCGCGCAACAGGCACCGGCTTCCCGGTGGTACGGCGGCGTGCTCCCTGCCGCAGGAGGCCCGGGAGCGGCTCTACGGGCCGACCGGCCGCCCGAGCGCCGGGGCCTGA
- a CDS encoding HTTM domain-containing protein: MSGWLTEAVPRGRIAAFRTLIYLFVAADLVVFTPWVRTRASVPGELYQPLLVGRLLPLPTPTPTVVAVIFWALLLLALLAATGRAPRLLGWAVCALYLEWMIIAMSYGKVDHDRFGLLVALAVLPTAGRARHGDTTRTEAGGWALRVTQIAVICTYFLAAWAKLRFGGLDWLTGSVLARAIIRRGTDLADLVAQVPYLLIVAQFGIVAFELFSPVVFLLPARWRLAMVGFFYSFHVVTIATITISFAPHLAAMTSFLPLERVRPLVWARRLAGRDTSGPTSADTDTAPTPPDQEPVCADTAPTPLDDQAPALGRPVGP, from the coding sequence ATGAGCGGCTGGCTGACCGAGGCGGTCCCGCGCGGCCGGATCGCCGCCTTCCGCACCCTGATCTACCTCTTCGTCGCCGCCGACCTGGTGGTCTTCACCCCGTGGGTACGCACCAGGGCCAGCGTGCCCGGTGAGCTGTACCAGCCCCTGCTCGTCGGCCGGCTCCTCCCGCTGCCGACGCCGACGCCGACGGTGGTGGCGGTGATCTTCTGGGCGTTGCTGCTGCTCGCCCTGCTCGCCGCGACCGGCCGGGCGCCCCGGCTGCTCGGCTGGGCGGTCTGCGCGCTCTACCTCGAGTGGATGATCATCGCGATGAGCTACGGGAAGGTCGACCACGACCGGTTCGGGCTGCTCGTCGCACTGGCCGTGCTGCCCACCGCCGGCCGGGCCCGCCACGGCGACACCACCCGCACCGAGGCCGGTGGCTGGGCACTGCGGGTCACCCAGATCGCGGTGATCTGCACGTACTTCCTGGCGGCCTGGGCCAAGCTGCGCTTCGGCGGCCTGGACTGGCTGACCGGCTCGGTGCTGGCCCGGGCCATCATCCGACGCGGCACGGACCTGGCGGACCTCGTCGCCCAGGTGCCGTACCTGCTGATCGTCGCCCAGTTCGGCATCGTGGCCTTCGAACTGTTCAGCCCAGTGGTGTTCCTGCTGCCGGCCCGCTGGCGACTGGCCATGGTCGGCTTCTTCTACTCGTTCCACGTGGTGACCATCGCGACCATCACGATCTCGTTCGCGCCGCACCTCGCCGCGATGACGAGCTTCCTGCCGCTGGAGCGGGTCCGCCCGCTGGTCTGGGCCCGCCGGCTCGCCGGCCGCGACACCTCAGGACCGACCTCGGCGGACACCGACACCGCGCCGACGCCGCCAGATCAGGAGCCTGTCTGCGCCGACACTGCGCCGACGCCGCTCGACGATCAGGCCCCGGCGCTCGGGCGGCCGGTCGGCCCGTAG
- the trxA gene encoding thioredoxin yields the protein MATVELTSTNFDEVTGNDGIVLVDFWADWCGPCKRFAPVYERSSEKHQNIVFGKVDTEAQQELGAKFDIRSIPTIMAIRDGVIVFAQPGALPESALENLIEQVEALDMDDVRKQLAEHNH from the coding sequence ATGGCAACCGTTGAGCTGACCTCGACGAACTTCGACGAGGTGACCGGCAACGACGGCATCGTCCTGGTTGACTTCTGGGCCGACTGGTGTGGTCCGTGCAAGCGGTTCGCCCCGGTCTACGAGCGCTCCTCGGAGAAGCACCAGAACATCGTCTTCGGCAAGGTCGACACCGAGGCTCAGCAGGAGCTGGGCGCGAAGTTCGACATCCGGTCGATCCCGACGATCATGGCGATCCGCGACGGCGTCATCGTCTTCGCCCAGCCGGGCGCGCTTCCCGAGTCCGCGCTGGAGAACCTGATCGAGCAGGTCGAGGCGCTGGACATGGACGACGTCCGCAAGCAGCTGGCCGAGCACAACCACTGA
- a CDS encoding MaoC family dehydratase — protein sequence MQFGRYYEEFEVGAVYRHWPGKTVTEYDDHLFCLLTMNHHPLHMDAHYAATASQFKRNVVVGNYIYSLLLGMSVPDVSGKAIANLEVESLRHVAPTFHGDTIYGETTVLDKRESGSKPDRGVVSVETRGYNQDGTMVCVFRRKVMVPKREYAASAVAEGVDPERPSFPDPR from the coding sequence ATGCAGTTCGGCCGCTACTACGAGGAGTTCGAGGTCGGCGCGGTCTACCGGCACTGGCCGGGCAAGACCGTCACCGAGTACGACGACCACCTCTTCTGCCTGCTCACCATGAACCACCACCCGCTGCACATGGACGCGCACTACGCCGCGACGGCCAGCCAGTTCAAGCGCAACGTCGTGGTCGGCAACTACATCTACTCGCTGCTGCTCGGGATGTCGGTGCCGGACGTGAGCGGCAAGGCCATCGCCAACCTGGAGGTCGAGTCGCTGCGGCACGTGGCGCCGACCTTCCACGGCGACACCATCTACGGCGAGACGACGGTGCTGGACAAGCGGGAGTCCGGCTCCAAGCCCGATCGGGGCGTGGTGTCGGTCGAGACCCGGGGCTACAACCAGGACGGCACCATGGTCTGCGTCTTCCGCCGCAAGGTCATGGTCCCCAAGCGGGAGTACGCGGCAAGCGCCGTCGCCGAGGGAGTGGACCCGGAGCGGCCCAGCTTCCCCGACCCGCGCTGA
- a CDS encoding TrmH family RNA methyltransferase, with the protein MTDDQLEVGVGPWPGDPPEDPRYDPQLLAEGDRRNVVDSYRYWRHEAIVADLDRRRHGFHVAIENWQHDFNIGTVVRNANAFNAAEVHIVGRRRWNRRGAMVTDRYQHVRHHETIEEFVEWAAGRRLPVLGIDNLPGSRPLETGTLPRDCVLLFGQEGPGLSEPARAACAQLYSIAQYGSTRSINAGVASGIAMHAWIRTYAGPPPDRQSPR; encoded by the coding sequence GTGACCGACGACCAGCTTGAGGTGGGCGTGGGCCCCTGGCCGGGGGACCCGCCCGAGGACCCGCGCTACGACCCGCAGTTGCTCGCCGAGGGGGATCGGCGCAACGTCGTCGACAGCTATCGCTACTGGCGGCACGAGGCGATCGTCGCCGACCTGGACCGGCGCCGGCACGGCTTCCACGTCGCCATCGAGAACTGGCAGCACGACTTCAACATCGGCACGGTGGTCCGCAACGCCAACGCCTTCAACGCCGCCGAGGTGCACATCGTCGGACGCCGGCGGTGGAACCGGCGGGGCGCGATGGTGACCGACCGCTACCAGCACGTCCGTCACCACGAGACGATCGAGGAGTTCGTCGAATGGGCGGCGGGGCGGCGACTGCCCGTGCTCGGCATCGACAACCTGCCCGGCTCCCGCCCGCTGGAGACCGGCACCCTGCCCCGGGACTGCGTGCTGCTCTTCGGCCAGGAGGGGCCCGGCCTGTCCGAGCCCGCCCGTGCCGCCTGCGCCCAGCTCTACTCAATCGCCCAGTACGGCTCGACACGGTCCATCAACGCGGGTGTGGCCAGCGGCATCGCCATGCACGCGTGGATCCGTACGTACGCCGGCCCGCCGCCGGACCGACAGTCGCCGCGGTGA
- a CDS encoding DUF6758 family protein, with amino-acid sequence MSCPRCGGPVRAPDLMHTESRCLRCGPVPPLHVPEHIGAEIVASVVERITATAGPPGTPLWCPWPLPPGWTLTGVAYAGDDRTGVRATAVACAGPAPLDDGPADLVFVAEEPGVGLGTRLAGLVGPDPGPELVDALTDPGPGHPEHVGQARIRVGGHPTPLWLVNSPTDRSAYAGEARGMWLHAIAWPASAGHLLAEEVVLHDLTEWTPPELVYGAPSPYLSGRA; translated from the coding sequence GTGAGTTGTCCGAGATGCGGGGGCCCGGTACGGGCGCCGGATCTGATGCACACCGAGTCGAGGTGCCTGCGCTGCGGTCCCGTGCCGCCGCTGCACGTGCCCGAACACATCGGAGCGGAGATCGTCGCGAGCGTGGTGGAGCGAATCACCGCGACCGCCGGTCCACCCGGGACGCCGCTGTGGTGCCCGTGGCCGCTGCCGCCCGGTTGGACCCTCACCGGCGTGGCGTACGCCGGTGACGACCGCACGGGGGTGCGGGCGACGGCGGTGGCCTGCGCGGGGCCGGCGCCGCTCGACGACGGTCCGGCGGATCTGGTGTTCGTGGCCGAGGAGCCGGGCGTCGGCCTGGGCACCCGACTCGCCGGCCTGGTCGGCCCGGATCCCGGACCGGAACTCGTCGACGCGCTGACCGACCCCGGCCCGGGGCACCCCGAGCACGTGGGGCAGGCCAGGATCCGGGTCGGCGGGCACCCGACTCCACTGTGGTTGGTTAATTCTCCGACGGATCGAAGCGCGTACGCCGGCGAGGCTCGGGGAATGTGGCTGCATGCGATAGCCTGGCCGGCGAGTGCGGGTCATCTCCTCGCGGAAGAGGTCGTGTTGCACGACCTGACCGAGTGGACTCCGCCCGAGCTCGTGTACGGCGCACCGTCCCCGTACCTGTCCGGGAGGGCTTGA
- a CDS encoding PH domain-containing protein, with the protein MGSPSGPPFDPDDPDRERRERDTEPIPRIGPDDGPGYGAGPGLSDGPSLSDDVGYGDGPGYAGEGRSGRAWIRDPEAAYQPPQISEDELAGLRADATGSTPRRVLPLEDEPSSLVARYLFPTERYRGEWKRHWIHLTNPLLIGIGATFVLGYLSGFLAGNNVGALTTIAVLLWFAVMGWVAWKVADWWYDRFILTNKRVMVVNGIVTRKVAMMPLVRVTDMKYEQTPTGRALNYGTFVLESAGQEQALREVKNLPNPNELYLRVVEEMYEPQAVEARLGKEADEAKADDGA; encoded by the coding sequence ATGGGCAGCCCCTCCGGACCACCCTTCGACCCGGACGACCCCGACCGGGAACGTCGCGAGCGCGACACCGAGCCGATCCCGCGGATCGGGCCGGATGACGGCCCGGGCTACGGAGCTGGCCCCGGCCTGTCCGACGGGCCGTCCCTTTCGGACGACGTCGGTTACGGCGACGGGCCCGGCTATGCCGGCGAAGGGCGGTCCGGGCGGGCCTGGATCCGTGATCCCGAGGCCGCCTACCAGCCACCGCAGATCTCCGAGGACGAGCTGGCGGGGCTGCGTGCCGACGCGACGGGGTCGACCCCCCGGCGGGTGCTTCCGCTGGAGGACGAGCCCAGCTCACTTGTCGCCCGCTACCTCTTCCCCACCGAGCGCTACCGGGGCGAGTGGAAGCGGCACTGGATCCACCTCACCAACCCGCTCCTGATCGGGATCGGGGCGACGTTCGTGCTCGGCTACCTGTCCGGTTTCCTCGCCGGTAACAACGTGGGCGCGCTGACGACCATCGCGGTGCTGCTCTGGTTCGCCGTCATGGGCTGGGTGGCCTGGAAGGTCGCCGACTGGTGGTATGACCGGTTCATCCTGACCAACAAACGGGTCATGGTGGTCAACGGCATCGTCACCCGCAAGGTGGCAATGATGCCGCTGGTCCGGGTCACCGACATGAAGTACGAGCAGACGCCGACCGGCCGCGCGCTCAACTACGGCACCTTCGTCCTGGAGTCCGCCGGCCAGGAGCAGGCGCTGCGCGAGGTCAAGAATCTGCCCAACCCGAACGAGCTGTACCTGCGAGTCGTGGAAGAGATGTACGAGCCGCAGGCGGTCGAGGCGCGGTTGGGCAAGGAGGCCGACGAGGCCAAGGCCGACGACGGCGCGTGA
- a CDS encoding SigE family RNA polymerase sigma factor, protein MASRDPLEEEFREFVAARSAALLRTAYLLAGDWATAEDLLQTALTKTYLAWKRLGGIEAVEPYARRVMVNTSTSWWRRRWHGERPTEVLPERPGVDEIEQQLDRDLLWRHLRELPSRQRAVLVLRYYEDMSEAQTAALLDISPGTVKSQSSRALATLRRRMGAATPDLVDVPGAGRSVDTALSGRGRDVGPPGRGRDAALSGRDRDSAVSGRDRGAALSGRGDATRAGRGADAARPGQAGRDSGGRAAATPRPAAGRTEPGAVAPRPSVPRPIAPAVELPTAPAAVPVGTGAGDQQ, encoded by the coding sequence GTGGCGAGCAGGGACCCGTTGGAGGAGGAGTTTCGCGAGTTCGTCGCGGCTCGCTCCGCCGCGCTGCTCCGTACCGCCTACCTGCTCGCCGGCGACTGGGCGACAGCCGAGGATCTGCTCCAGACGGCACTGACCAAGACCTACCTCGCCTGGAAGCGCCTCGGCGGGATCGAGGCGGTCGAGCCGTACGCCCGCCGTGTGATGGTCAACACCTCGACGAGCTGGTGGCGGCGGCGCTGGCACGGTGAGCGCCCCACCGAGGTGCTGCCCGAACGCCCCGGTGTCGACGAGATCGAGCAGCAGCTCGACCGCGACCTGCTCTGGCGGCACCTCCGGGAGCTGCCCAGCCGGCAGCGGGCGGTGCTCGTCCTGCGCTACTACGAGGACATGTCGGAAGCACAGACGGCCGCGCTGCTGGACATCTCGCCGGGCACCGTGAAGAGCCAGTCCTCCCGGGCGCTGGCTACGCTTCGACGACGGATGGGCGCCGCCACCCCGGACCTGGTGGACGTCCCCGGTGCCGGCCGGAGCGTCGACACCGCTCTCTCCGGCAGGGGCCGCGACGTCGGCCCGCCCGGTCGGGGCCGCGACGCTGCTCTGTCGGGCCGGGACCGTGACTCCGCTGTCTCGGGCCGGGACCGTGGCGCTGCTCTCTCTGGCCGGGGCGACGCCACGCGAGCTGGCCGAGGTGCCGACGCTGCCCGACCTGGCCAGGCCGGGAGGGACTCGGGGGGCCGTGCCGCGGCGACACCGCGTCCGGCGGCCGGTCGGACCGAGCCGGGAGCTGTCGCACCCCGTCCGTCCGTGCCCCGCCCGATCGCGCCGGCGGTCGAGCTGCCCACCGCTCCGGCGGCCGTGCCCGTCGGCACCGGCGCCGGAGATCAGCAGTGA